One genomic region from Drosophila busckii strain San Diego stock center, stock number 13000-0081.31 chromosome 3R, ASM1175060v1, whole genome shotgun sequence encodes:
- the LOC108603225 gene encoding anoctamin-1 isoform X3, producing MLNLDKTDELETPSTSDVPPPASEEYVRLLGEQSRAPAAKLERPYSAPLAAFDMELVQRIGLKGKLKAGNSVWEEEDESELECTASEATSRFMDVERDGDAGKSKVSSSESLSLHEKRARFAESSSSTLQLPEAAGQLPNGKCCEHKNKGLNHTAPLMPMTEPTELPDSYDERECSCPREFYQRPELNTSLFFDDCTRSIDFVLAYKINANELLESDNAEKRRVFQENLIHQGLEVELSKKEQIYFLKIHAPLEVLRRYAEILKLRMPMKEIPGLSVVNRSTKSVYSSLKGIFQFFLRNVYIDENYFPKRAHRFTAIYSRDKEYLFDIRQDCFFTTAVRSRIVEFILDRQRFPAKRHSDMAFGIERLISEGAYAAAYPLHDGEITEVGTTRELLYSNWASVRKWYRYQPLDDVKEYFGVKIGLYFAWLGYYTYMLLLASIVGVACFIYSWVTLKNYVPVQDICLRPNTNITMCPLCDWCEFWNLRETCIYAKITYLIDNPSTIFFAVFMSFWAALFLELWKRYSAEITHRWDLTGFDLHEEHPRPQYLARLEHIEPTRTDYVTNMKEPTVPFWRMKLPATVFSFSVVVLLIALAFVALIAVVVHRMSVLAALKVDGSNMTTSKAMILATASAAFVNLCFLYILNYLYNHLAEYLTEMEMWRTQTQFDDSLTLKIYLLQFVNYYASIFYIAFFKGKFVGRPGEYNEVFHYRQEECSSGGCLTELCIQLAIIMIGKQAFNTILEVYLPMFWRRVLAIQVGLSRLFGNAAKADKSKDERWMRDFKLLDWGARSLFPEYLEMVLQYGFVTIFVAAFPLAPLFALLNNILEMRLDAKKLLTHHKRPVSQRVRDIGVWYRILDCIGKLSVITNGFIIAFTSDLIPRLVYRYRHNGSLVGYLDSTLSEFLIVDSPKLHSLAGDNTNITTCRYADFREPPSSTEKYHLTRDFYIILACRLAFIVVFENFVALVMIFVRWCIPDMSVELRDQIKREVYITNEIIIEQEAKRARFARIRRSQSMAHNHSQQDLDAASVDEPNTKFIKIEKLLNANLSQIEMDSVIHGENTNTGLSGASC from the exons ATGCTAAATTTAGATAAAACCGATGAGCTGGAAACACCTTCAACGTCGGATGTGCCGCCACCGGCGAGCGAGGAGTACGTACGTCTGCTGGGCGAGCAAAGCAGAGCACCAGCTGCAAAGTTGGAGCGCCCCTACAGCGCACCGTTGGCGGCATTTGATATGGAATTAGTGCAACGTATTGGTTTAAAGGGAAAACTAAAGGCTGGCAATAGTGTCTGGGAGGAGGAGGATGAGAGTGAACTAGAATGCACAGCATCGGAAGCGACATCACGTTTTATGGACGTGGAGAGAGACGGCGATGCTGGGAAGTCCAAAGTGTCGTCGAGTGAATCACTCTCATTGCATGAAAAGCGCGCGAGATTCGCTGAGAG cagtAGCTCCACCTTACAACTGCCTGAAGCTGCCGGGCAGCTGCCCAACGGCAAGTGCTGtgagcataaaaacaaaggaCTTAATCATACTGCTCCACTAATGCCAATGACTGAACCTACGGAATTGCCGGATAGCTACGATGAGCGGGAATGCAGCTGCCCACGTGAATTTTACCAAAGACCAGAGCTCAATACTTCGCTTTTCTTTGATGACTGCACGCGTTCCATTGATTTTGTGCTGGCCTACAAGATCAATGCGAACGAGCTGCTGGAATCGGATAATGCAGAAAAGCGACGCGTGTTTCAAGAGAATCTAATACATCAAGGACTGGAGGTGGAGCTTAGTAAAAAGGAGCAAATCTACTTTTTAAAG ATACATGCACCATTGGAGGTGCTGCGTCGTTATGCTGAGATACTTAAGCTGCGTATGCCCATGAAGGAG ATACCTGGCCTATCTGTAGTTAATCGTTCTACAAAGAGTGTTTATTCTAGTCTCAAAGgaatttttcaattctttCTGCGCAATGTTTATATTGATGAAAACTACTTTCCCAAGCGTGCGCATCGCTTTACGGCCATCTACAGTCGTGACAAGGAATATCT CTTTGACATACGCCAGGACTGTTTCTTTACGACTGCAGTGCGTTCGCGTATTGTGGAATTCATATTGGATCGTCAGCGCTTTCCTGCTAAACGTCACAGTGACATGGCCTTTGGCATTGAGCGTTTAATATCAGAGGGtgcttatgctgctgcctATCCACTGCATGAT GGTGAAATAACAGAAGTGGGCACTACGCGTGAGCTGCTCTACTCCAACTGGGCATCGGTGCGTAAATGGTATCGCTATCAGCCACTGGATGACGTTAAAGAGTACTTTGGCGTCAAGATCGGACTCTACTTTGCTTGGCTGGGCTATTACACATACATGTTGCTGTTAGCTTCTATAGTGGGTGTCGCCTGCTTTATATACTCCTGGGTCACACTCAAGAACTATGTGCCTGT TCAAGATATTTGCTTGCGGCCCAATACAAATATAACCATGTGCCCGCTATGCGATTGGTGTGAATTTTGGAATCTTAGAGAAACTTGCATATATGCCAAAATTACATACCTAATCGATAATCCAAGCACAATATTCTTTGCTGTATTTATGTCCTTTTGGGCTGCACTATTCCTGGAGCTTTGGAAACGTTATTCAGCAGAAATAACACATCGCTGGGATTTAACAGGCTTCGATTTACACGAGGAGCACCCTAGGCCACAGTATTTGGCGCGTTTGGAGCACATTGAGCCCACACGCACCGACTACGTGACCAATATGAAAGAGCCCACAGTTCCCTTTTGGCGCATGAAGCTGCCGGCAACGGTGTTTAGCTTCTCTGTGGTAGTGCTGCTGATAGCTTTGGCCTTTGTGGCGCTCATTGCGGTTGTTGTGCATCGCATGTCTGTGCTGGCTGCTTTAAAAGTGGACGGCAGCAACATGACCACATCAAAAGCTATGATCTTGGCCACTGCCTCAGCGGCGTTTGTTAATCTATGCTTTCTATATATTCTGAATTAT CTTTACAATCACTTGGCGGAGTATCTTACCGAGATGGAAATGTGGCGCACGCAAACTCAGTTCGACGATTCGTTAACGCTTAAGATTTATctgctgcagtttgtcaaCTATTATGCTTCAATATTCTATATAGCGTTCTTCAAGGGCAAATTTGTAGGTCGTCCAGGCGAATATAATGAAGTCTTCCACTATCGTCAGGAAGAG TGCTCTTCTGGCGGGTGTCTCACCGAACTTTGCATACAGCTGGCCATCATTATGATAGGCAAGCAAGCATTTAATACTATACTGGAAGTTTATCTACCCATGTTTTGGCGCAGAGTATTGGCTATCCAAGTGGGCCTCTCGCGTTTGTTTGGCAACGCGGCTAAGGCAGACAAGTCTAAGGATGAGCGTTGGATGCGAGATTTCAAGCTGCTGGACTGGGGCGCACGCAGCTTGTTTCCTGAATATTTAGAAATGGTTTTACAATATGGTTTTGTAaccatttttgttgctgcttttccGCTTGCGCCACTATTTGCGCTGCTCAATAATATACTGGAAATGCGACTAGATGCCAAGAAACTGTTGACACATCATAAGCGTCCAGTGTCCCAACGTGTGCGTGATATAGGCGTTTGGTATCGCATACTCGACTGCATAGGCAAACTAAGTGTTATAACGAAT GGTTTTATTATTGCGTTTACTTCGGACTTGATACCGCGTTTGGTTTATCGCTATAGACACAATGGCAGTTTAGTTGGTTATTTAGATTCTACGTTGTCAGAATTTCTTATTGTAGACTCGCCCAAGCTGCATAGCCTTGCAGGAGATAACACCAACATTACCACATGCAG ATACGCCGACTTTCGTGAGCCGCCCTCATCGACTGAAAAATATCACCTCACCAGagatttctatataattttagcCTGTCGCTTGGCTTTTATTGTAGTTTTTGAA AACTTTGTGGCGCTGGTGATGATTTTCGTGCGTTGGTGCATACCCGACATGAGCGTGGAGCTGCGTGATCAAATCAAACGCGAAGTCTACATAACCAATGAGATTATTATTGAACAAGAGGCAAAACGTGCGCGTTTCG cgCGTATTAGACGCAGTCAATCCATGGCCCACAATCATAGCCAACAGGATTTGGATGCTGCATCTGTGGATGAGCCGAAtacaaagtttataaaaattgaaaagctgcTCAATGCAAATCTGTCACAAATTGAAATGGACTCAGTTATACACGGAGAAAATACAAACACAGGACTCTCGGGTGCAAGTTGTTAG